CTCAAAAGTACAGAAAAGCTAGATCACAAAACAAAGTGCACCAAGGCACATTATCATACAACAGTCAACCGGTAAGTGCTTTCTTTCATGAATGTGTTCTGTACTCAATAATGTGGGGAGTTAGAATACATTTACgaaactaatttttacaaaaatatggCGTATTAGAATGCTTTAATACTTTACAGCAAAAGAAGAATACTTTTGGAAGACCACTTGTTAAATGATCAAACACTCTAAAAGTTCTCCAGAATTTAAGCATGCTAAGGTAATTTTATTTCCATCAGCGTGAGAGGAATGAGGATTTTTCGAAAGAGGAACAACACGATGATCATCTCTGTAAAGGTGTCAACCAAAGTCTCAACAATAAGTGCAGAAAAAAAAACTATGAATAAGAAGAATCTGAGAAAAGAAGTGTTGTGATTGTATTGACTCGACTGTTGGTTTATGATTCATCTGACCACCCAATCATCATGTCATCTGACACTTAAgaagatattattttaacatcAACCCTTTTTCAGAGCTTGTGCAAGGGCCTAGGGGTGTTTGTGATCGATATCCAGATTATCTTAAGGTATTTATTAATCGGTCTTACCTAGTTTAACCTTAATTTTGTGAAGTTTGTAGTCATCCAAATTACTCATCCACTTGGTCTAAAGTCCATCCACATCTAGTCTTGAGAAATGTTTTTTCTGTTAATAGTGGATACCTCCCTCACCCCTAATAAAGATGTTCATGTGGAATATGATACAtgatgcaaaaataaaattccacTGATGGCAAAGATAAGGGAAAATAAAGGTGAATGCAGAAAATAAGTTTGAGcttaatatacaaaaaaaattataatacagAAAgttcaagccaagctttctgaagGTAGATAAGCAAATATAGAGGTTCCATATAATGGCACCATTAAATTGAAGGTATCTCATTTTTAGGGggcaaatagaaaaagaaaaagaaaaacaaataaatcaaaGAAGGTTGGGAAGCAAAAAGGAAGAACGAAAGAGAGTTATAGCATGAGTGTAGCTGCGATATTGCCATTAACGTATTCGTAGTGTGTTTCTTTTATGGTAGAGTTCAAATTGCATCATTTATTCATGTAATTAGTTTGGTTTGTAGGATAAGACTTATCATTGTTACTAATAATTGATTCACTGCACAAGCTAgttataattaaaaattgaatatGTTATGAAAAAAGACTTGCATGTAATTTTTCGAACCACTCATTGACTCAGAATGTCTTTAGTATAGATAAGCAAATATAGAGGTTCCATAATAGATAAGCTCTTTAGTATAATTAGATCAATCAAGACTTAACTCATAATATAGTATACCTTAACAAGAGCTATGCTAGCAGGGATGACATGATCAACACCAAGAGTCTTCAAAATCTGCACCTTTTCAGCTCCCCTGAAACCGAGTTATGCAAAACAAATTCAACTCCAAAAGATACCTAGTAGATGGAAATATCAATCAAATGAAGAACAATTATATCAGTCATATTCAACCTTGCATTGAAAAAATTAGTACTACCTAGCAACAGCAATGACAATGGCACCACACGCTTTTCTAATTTGAACAGCTGCAAGCCCTACACCTCCTGCtgcacccaaaaccaacaacacCTACAATTTCATCAACTTTTCAACCACTCCAAAGAGATATAAACATaaccaacaaataaataaataaaaattaactacgTATGACATACCTGACCAGAGGTTAAATTAGCTCTATGCACAAGTGCTACATGAGAAGTGCCAAATGCCACAGCAAGTGCTCCAACAGCAACAAGATCACAACCTTCTGGCACAcggatctaattgaaaaaaaaaaaaaaaaaaaaaaaaaaaacagaacatGAGAAGTGAATTAGCATGAAGCAGAAGCTGAAAACAAGAGAAAATCGAAGGGGGAAATGGGAATTTAGGGTTTGGGGGATACCTGGAGAGCAGAGGGGTCATCGGCGTGGAGAGGATCAAGGACAATTTAGGAATTTCCAAATGAAATTGAAGGGGATACCTGAGGAGCGACAGTGGCGGCGCGAGCAAACGGAGTGACGGCGGCGCAACTGTGATGCCGGCAGAGGAGAATGAAGGTTGGTGTTTCTGAATTCTGATACGCTCGAATGCAGAAAAGGATAAAATTGTGTTTCTAAACTTGGAGGGGAAGTGGGTGCGGGGTTGGTGTATTTAGTAATAAAATTTGACGGTAAGTTTGttgattttagtttgaaaaaaagtCACACCTTTAGCGTGTATCCATaccatttatttgattttagaaagTAATTTAAACCGTTTAAATTTATCGATGGAAAGGTtgtcaatattttaaatattaaaatagacgCTATGTCCGTCGATTTTAAAAACAAAGTAAATTCAACTCCCGGTTCGTCAACAATATGACGATAGTAAAGATAGATTTAATGCATCATTAAAAAATCGACGACCAAACTgtcgattttattattttatttttaattatttttttaaaatatcgacAGCAAGCCATCGAAAATTATCGACGAAAGAGATAGCTGTTGATTTTTTACGTCAATAAATacgttttttcttgtagtggtatTCGATAGTTTCGTTCAGCTTCAAATAATGTATTTGACTAATGAAGTAAGTAAGTAACcacattttgattttttaatgtgCACCCCTAATGATTATGATAATTTGGGTTCACACAAACTACAAAAAGCcaaaaacataacaaaatgaacgtataattataaataaaagatgCACAATAATAGAAACactattaaatagaataaaaaatttatctcaTCTGTAAGAATATCATCTAGTAACTGCTTGATATGAGAGATAGTCAACTTTTTATATCCTTGAAATTACGATCACGAATCAATCcagttgaaataaaataaaaccttaATTTTCATAAttgatatatttaataatatatttaatcaatacatattaaataatatatattaacatattatattaagtaattttatttgCACGTAAGTGGAAATTTTTGCTGTGATTGAACTAGTGCTAGGAACGGTAATCATTCTCAAGCCCATACACATTGTAGTGCCAAAGTGCCACCCACATCCTTCTAATCATAACTTAATGTCCGACATAATGCTCTATATAAATGTGTTAGGCAAGCAGATTTCCAACTAAAATCCCTAATCTTAGAAAAATTTCGAAACAAAGGCAAGAACTTCCAGTAGATTAACAATCCTAACTTGTCATTAAACAAATTTATCCCAAATAAATAATATGTGAATCTTCACGTACATCTGTCTATCGAGTGCTGTATCCAACTACATTCGGTGATTTAGGTGCAAAGCCATGCAAACTTGACACCGCTTCCTTTACGATAAACTACAGAAGGTACAATGCTAAATTgtatcataaatttattttttaggcCAGTAATGTTGTTATTTGTAAATTCTAACATTAGCATACCATCTATTGGGATATCAAGTATCATTGCAATATTTTCCAAAGTAACTGTGCATTTACTGTGTAGAAGATAAAACATATAAGTTGGTGTGTTGCGTAAAGTAAGTTTCCAAATTTGATATACGTGATAGAATGTACTATCTTGTAGCTCGATTTCAACCTCGAGGATCATACATATCTTAGTGGAGATGtcttacactacaagaaaaatgttgagtaatGTCAGATTTACCGTTGGATTCTTCAAATATATCCGATGGTAATCAATTTATCGTAAGATTTACCATCGAAAATAATTAGACGGTATAAACCTCGCCGGTAAATATTTACCGTTGAATTCATTTCGTCCGACGGAAATTACCGTCGAATTTTGCAGTGGATTACCAGCTCAAGAAACCAATTGATTATCGGCGGATTTTTCCGATGGTAATGTTGGTGCCAAACGTGTTGTTTCGTGCCATATTACCATTAGATTATTCCTACCGTATTTCCAACggtaatgtcaatttttttttgaatttgaaataaatggttaattttaattttaaatttaatttttttcatacaaTTGGTGGTCAATTCATAATTAATGaagacttttttatttaaaataaatatataatacaatgtgaaatttaaataaaagtcaAGTACACCAAATAAATGTATGAAACAATAAACAAAAACCTAATATCTACAAATTCAAGTAGTAGTCGTCGTTAGTTTCGTGGCCCTAAGTCGGGGGGTGTAGGAGGCGGTGACGATGTCCATGTGCCACCAGTGCTACCACTGCCACCAGTAGGGTCGATGCCAGCGGCGCGCATCTAGGCCTGGTACACCTCCATCTAAGCCTCCATACGCTGCATCCACTCTAGCGACTACCTAAACTCCAGCCTGAGCTCATCCGTAGATGTCATGTGGGTGAGGatctcctgattcctctcttgatAATCATTAAGCTCTTGAGCCTGCTAATGAAGGCTGCGCTGGGGCTTGGAACCTTAAATCCACGCTTTCCTCGAGCTGGACGGCTCGAATGGAGGTGGAGCTTGACGACGGCCTCAACGTCGAGGTGCAAAGGCTGCTGGTGAAGAACGACCCCATCCCGTATACGCTGTTCGTGTACGAGGCTGAGGTGATCTCGTGCCAAACTGCATCGGGGTCGACGACTAAGGCCGCAGATCCATTAGCGGTGTCCTTCCTACTTTGCTGAGACTACTAAATCACGGCCTCTATTCTCTGTGTGCATGACTCCTGTGCTATTATCACAAGTTACTGTGATTAGTAAGATAGATATATAGTTAATCTTTAATAATTCGTAGCAGAAGATAATCAGTtgtatgtttactcacataatggtcCTGAGACCGCTGTAAACAAATCTCACTTTGTTCTCCTTCAGCATGTAGGTATACTTGAACGTCTCCTCCAATATGGCCTCACGTTCCAATGAATTCGACTACACCAGTTGCatgaaaatacaaaattaatagaATGCCTAGTAATGATATGCAAAATAGATAATATAACGAAGTTATTAACAATATTAAAGGAACCATATACCAGCCTGACCTTCATCTTCATGAAGGTCGCCGAGCCGCCGGTGTACTTGGACGATCTGGTCGATGTCCTATTAGCTCAGTTAGTGAGACGCCAATGCCTGAACCCCGAGTCGGTCTCCAAATGAGCTAACAGGCCTTCTTTTACCTCCGGTCAGAGCCAGCGCGTCCGTTGGTCCCGCCCATGATGAACATCATCCAGCATCTGCTTGAGTAGCTGACCCATCCTATAGTCAAATATCTTCCAAATAGCCAGGTCGTGCTCAGCATCCCAAAAAAGTGCAGCTGTAACAAAGAAGCTTTAAAGTTAGGTAAACAAGATAGAGGATATAAACTATCTAAAAAGGCTTAAAACAGAAACAATGAAAGTAATTACTGCCCGTTTCTCAAACCAACGCTGCCTGGTCTCAGCGGAGATATTTGTGTAGCTGGGTTAAGGATGGTCATACATCAGCTTTATGACATTCGTCATCTCCTACATACACGCGTTTGGGTACGGCAAAAACCTAACAACAATCCGCAAACAAGAATCAAACCTAATCATTAAATCTAGAAAAGAAGAATTAGGAATCATAATCGTGAAAGCTAGAAAGTAATAACCAGCAATTCAAATAAACTTAAATCCACTAAAGAGGAATCAGGTTTCAGGAACTTTCAGCAATAATAGGAATCATAATGAATAGAAGAATTTCTGATGTCATTGTTTGACTGACTCAAACATAAACAAATTAGACTATTTGTTTATATATAAGGTGcacttcttctattttcttatttttcgttGGTCCAGAATGGAGAAATCTAACCCTTTTAATATGTTGGAgtgttgaaagttgaaacaaattttagcACGAAATAGTTTTATGCTTTGAGCTTTGACACTTGAATAACTAGTATATAGttacatgaatttcaaataatTACTATCTACATCAACTAATCCATCTCTAGTGCAAGCTTCTAGAAATTAAACAAGTACTAACTACAAAAGAAACCTGCACAGTGAGACAATTATTGGTGGCTAACAAGTACTAATAATTAACTAAATTTATTAAACAATGTAAGTCATACCAAGAAATGTGAAGGCAACATTCTGCTTAAATAATGCTACTTGATGAATTTTCCTTAATGTTTCGCAAACTATTAAGCAACTAAATAATCTAAAAACTGAGTTGACGGTATAAACGGCACAGGAAAAATTTTACTGGAGAATTTTTTCGTCTAATGCATATTATCGGCGGATTTTTTCGTCGATTCTTTCAATGGATTGTCCAGCCTGAGTTGATGATTAATCTGACGGTACATCCACCTAtaggtttgttattttttattattttctagcaCTGTTTAACCACAActatcaatcaaatcaaattaaaactcttgttaataaaattattatcagAAATCTAAAATTAGCaaataacaacaa
The sequence above is drawn from the Arachis hypogaea cultivar Tifrunner chromosome 4, arahy.Tifrunner.gnm2.J5K5, whole genome shotgun sequence genome and encodes:
- the LOC112794640 gene encoding uncharacterized protein gives rise to the protein IVLDPLHADDPSALQIRVPEGCDLVAVGALAVAFGTSHVALVHRANLTSGQVLLVLGAAGGVGLAAVQIRKACGAIVIAVARGAEKVQILKTLGVDHVIPASIALVKAGDPLYVLLCCWLAAIGAGLLKTEEILERVARLQISNDIEFEEQNFIALMN